In Drosophila innubila isolate TH190305 chromosome 2R unlocalized genomic scaffold, UK_Dinn_1.0 1_C_2R, whole genome shotgun sequence, the following are encoded in one genomic region:
- the LOC117783931 gene encoding uncharacterized protein LOC117783931: MSKRVSIATPEEMGEEQRATISSKSPTASPPKSPRMSSASPPESQAKAADETKATSDSALVKSNTEEEVEPFSDDCERYQKDCCCCHCVAVRCALKRAAFLRTPEGKRRLEMKMHMKSFFMDINALTYARRRIDNQLDDSQDSMPSSRDGYPASITKVKRIDSRCLSVDWFIHDVDYVDHYEIFVDNRRHKSVFNPHLTCTILLDVNAKTSHKILMKALPRKGSGSNPNPIDQLVCDVCCGRMDRVLKGDYFCQCDKQTEMGRIKKKYEKNNCQTLVDFWKPSEFFYTPVCSCPGNCDCDCFAS; encoded by the coding sequence ATGTCGAAACGTGTAAGCATTGCGACGCCAGAAGAGATGGGAGAGGAGCAGAGAGCAACCATATCATCAAAGAGTCCAACTGCATCGCCGCCAAAGAGTCCCCGGATGAGTTCTGCATCCCCGCCGGAAAGTCAAGCAAAAGCCGCAGATGAAACGAAAGCGACAAGTGACAGCGCATTGGTGAAATCCAACAcggaggaggaggtggaacCTTTCTCGGATGATTGTGAGCGTTATCAAAaggattgttgctgttgtcactGTGTGGCTGTGCGGTGTGCATTGAAGAGAGCTGCCTTTCTGAGAACCCCCGAGGGCAAGCGGCGACTCGAGATGAAGATGCACATGAAGAGCTTCTTCATGGACATCAATGCGTTGACATATGCGCGTCGAAGGATTGACAATCAGTTGGATGACAGCCAGGATTCGATGCCTTCCTCGCGGGATGGTTATCCGGCTAGCATTACAAAAGTGAAACGCATTGATTCGAGGTGTCTATCTGTCGACTGGTTTATCCATGACGTGGACTACGTGGATCATTATGAGATTTTTGTGGACAATAGAAGGCACAAAAGCGTTTTCAATCCCCACTTGACCTGCACCATTTTACTGGACGTGAATGCGAAAACTTCGCACAAGATTCTCATGAAGGCACTGCCCAGAAAGGGTTCTGGctccaatcccaatcccattgATCAGTTGGTCTGCGACGTTTGCTGCGGTCGCATGGACAGAGTCCTAAAGGGCGACTATTTCTGCCAATGTGACAAGCAAACGGAAATGGGAAGAATCAAGAAAAAATACGAGAAAAACAATTGCCAGACTCTCGTCGACTTTTGGAAACCAAGTGAATTTTTCTACACTCCAGTCTGCTCTTGTCCTGGGAACTGTGACTGCGATTGCTTTGCATCTTAA
- the LOC117783461 gene encoding uncharacterized protein LOC117783461, with product MLAINFFFYLMVITMLLVFTTPAAEGTIMLFLCLARSPLCPFRTTTPPPT from the coding sequence ATGTTGGCCAtcaatttctttttctatttaatgGTGATTACCATGCTATTGGTCTTCACGACACCAGCAGCCGAGGGTACCATCATGCTATTCCTGTGTTTGGCACGCTCTCCCCTCTGTCCATTCAGAACAACTACGCCGCCGCCGACATAA